The Streptomyces sp. WZ-12 genome segment AGGCGAGGATGTCGCGGACCTCCTTGCGCTCGTAGAAGCGCACGCCGCCGACGACCTTGTAGGGCAGCCCGACCCGGATGAAGATCTCTTCGAAGACGCGGGATTGGGCGTTGGTGCGGTAGAAGATCGCGACGTCGCCGGCCTTGGCGTCGCCGGCGTCGGTGAGCCGGTCGATCTCGTCGGCGACGAACTGGGCCTCGTCGTGCTCGGTGTCGGCGACATAGCCGGTGATCTTGGGGCCGGCGCCGGCATCCGTCCAGAGGTTCTTGGGGCGGCGGTTCTCGTTGCGCTCGATGACGGCGTTGGCGGCCGAGAGGATCGTCTGCGAGGAGCGGTAGTTCTGCTCCAGCAGGATCGTGGTGGCGTTCGGGTAGTCCTCCTCGAACTGGAGGATGTTGCGGATCGTGGCGCCGCGGAAGGCGTAGATGGACTGGTCGGCGTCGCCGACCACGCACAGCTCGGCCGCGGGGACATCGACCGTGCCCGGGCCCACCAGCTCGCGGACGAGGGTGTACTGGGCGTGGTTGGTGTCCTGGTACTCGTCGACGAGGACGTGGCGGAAGCGGCGGCGGTAGTGCTCGGCGACGTCGGGGAACGCCTGGAGCAGGTGGACCGTCGTCATGATGATGTCGTCGAAGTCCAGGGCGTTGGCCTCGCGCAGCCGCGCCTGGTACATCGCGTACGCCTCGGCCAGGGTCTTCTCAAAACCGTCCGCAGCCGTGCCCGCGAAGCTCTCCTCGTCGATGAGCTCGTTCTTGAGGTTGGAGATCTTCGCGCTGAAGGACTTGGGCGGGAAGCGCTTGGGGTCCAGGTCCAGATCGCGGCAGACCAGGGCCATCAGGCGCTTGGAGTCGGCCGCGTCGTAGATCGAGAAGGACGAGGTGAAGCCGAGCCGCTTGGACTCCCGGCGCAGTATCCGCACGCAGGCGCTGTGGAAGGTGGAGACCCACATGGCGTTGGCCCGCGGGCCGACCAGGTCCTCGACGCGCTCCTTCATCTCGCCCGCGGCCTTGTTGGTGAAGGTGATCGCGAGGATCTGGCCGGGGTGGACGTGGCGCTCGGCGAGCAGGTGGGCGATGCGGTGGGTGAGCACCCGGGTCTTGCCGGAGCCGGCGCCGGCGACGATCAGCAGCGGGCTGCCGCTGTGCACCACGGCGGCCTTCTGCTGGTCGTTGAGGCCCTCCAGGAGCGCCGCCGGGTCGATGGCCGGGCGGGGGGCGCCGTCGCGGTAGTACGGCTGCCTGGGCGCGGGCGCGTCGAACTTCCCGCCGAAGAGGTCGGCGGGCATCTCGTCCGGGACCGGGCCGTGCTCGTCCTCGGGCGGCGGCGGGGGCTCCTCGTCCGGGGGGCCGAGGTCCGCCAGGAAGCTGTCGTCAAAGAGGCTGCTCATCGCCCACCGAGTCTAGGCCGCCGCACTGACAACCGGTCCCGAAGTGGCGGATTGCCCGGAACCGCCCCGGTCGGGGCGTCATCTGCGCGGCCGGGGACGCCTCGTGGGCTCTCCGCGTTCAGGTCACGAAAAGGTTTCGGGCATATCGAACACCTGCCTTCACAGGGGCCACACGAGTTGGCTACGGTCTCGCTCAAGGCAGCCCGCCGTCCCCGCGGACGACAGCGTCCGCACGGGCCGCCTCCGCCGAGTCCGGCCTGTCACGAAGGCAATCCGGAGCCGGGGACCCACAAGCACCACCGGGGTGAATCGACCGGAGCGACCGTCGCCAGGCGGACGCACCGGCCGTAGGGCAAGCCTTCCGTCAGCAGACCGCCCGAACCCGACAGCTAACCCGGTAGGCGGTCCACGGAAGGAGTCGCCGGCCTTGGCGTCCCATCGCAAGCCGCGCACCCCCATACTTGCCACGCCCGGCGGCCGTCGCACGGCCACCGGGCTGACCACGGCCGCACTGGCCTCGGTCACCCTGCTCTCGCAGACCGCGAACGCCGCCCCGAAGGCTCCCCAGCCGACCGTCGAAGAGGTCAAGCAGCAGGTCGACGACCTGTACCAGCAGGCCGAGGTCGCCACCCAGAAGTACAACGCCGCCAAGGAGAAGGCCGACAGCGGGCAGCACACGGTGAACCGCCTGATCGACGAGGCGGCCCGGCGCGCGGAGAAGATGAACGAGTCCCGGCGGCGGCTGGGTTCGTTCGCCTCGGCGCAGTACCAGAGCGGCGGGATCAATCCGACGGCCCAACTGATGCTCGCCAAGGACCCGCAGCAGTTCGTCGACCGCAACCACCTGATGCAGCAACTGACCGGTCGGCAGAAGCAGGTGGTCACCGACTATCAGGAGCAGGCCGCGGCGGCCACCCGCCAACGGGCCGAGGCCACGCAGAGCCTCACGGACCTCCAGCACGCGCAGACGTCCCTGAAGGAGACCAAGCGCAACGTCCAGACCAAGCTGGCCGAGGCGCAGCAGCTGCTCTCCCGGTTGACCGCGCAGGAGAAGGCGCGGCTGGCCGAACTTGAGCGCCAGAAGGAGGCCGCGGCCGAGCGCAAGGCCGAGGAGCAGGCCCGCAAGGAGGCCGAGAAGCGGCGGCAGCATCCCGGCGGCTCCGACCAGGACACCGGCGGCGGCTCCTCGGACGGCGGCGGCTCCTCGGACGGCGGCTCGTACAGCACCAAGGCCCAGAAGGCGCTCGCCTTCGCCCGCTCCCAGATGGGCAAGCCCTACGTCTGGGGCGCCACCGGGCCCAACTCCTACGACTGCTCGGGCCTGACGCAGGCCGCGTGGAAGGCGGCCGGGGTCGATCTGCCGCGCACGACCTGGGACCAGGTCAAGACCGGCACCCGGGTCTCCACCGATCACCTCCAACCCGGTGACCTGGTGTTCTTCTACAACGACATCAGCCACGTCGGGATGTACATCGGCGACGGCAAGATGATCCACGCCCCGCACCCGGGGGCCAACGTCCGGGTGGAGTCGATCTACTACATGCCGATCTACGGGAGCGTCCGGCCCGGCTAACCGGCACACGGGCGCGCGCCCCGCGTCCCGCTGATCCACCCCCCACACGCCACCGCGCGGCCATCCGCCGGCTCCGGAGCACGGAGCGGGATGACCGCGCGGTGTGCCGTTTCGGCACGGGCGCCGCGGCGCCGGGGCCGCCGGGCTTCTGCCGGGCCGGGCCGCCGGAGCGCCGGGCGGGCTCAGGTCCAGAGCACCGCGATGAAGATGTTGAGCATGGTGAGGCCACCGACCGCGCCGAACAGCGGCTTGGCGATCTTCTCCTCGTCCCGCTTGACGTAGACCAGCGCCAGGATCACCACCAGGACGGCCAACTTGATGCCGAACTTGATGTTGTTGAGCGAGGCGCCCTGCATCTGGTTCAGACCGACCAGCACGATGCCGGTGACCAGCATCGTCAGCGCGCCGTGCAGCATGGCCGGCACGAAGCGGGCGGTGCCCGCACTCATCGCCTTCATCTGGGTCAGGAACCCGCCGAGGAGGGAGGCGATGCCGATGATGTGCAGGGCGACGAAGACATTGATTACTACGTCCATAGTGTTGGATCGTATCCGCCCCATAGCACGTCCTTTCCGGCAGGGCGTCCGCGATGCCCGCTTCGGTCAGGGCCCGCCGGTCCCGACCCGCCCCGACCGCCCGGGCGGTCATCCCCGCACCATGAGCGGTCGGATAAGGGCAATGCCGGGCAAGGCGGTTCGCCGCCGTGACCCCGGGCCTAGCTTCCTCCTGCACGCGACCGGGCCCCCTCCGGTCGCCCCCGTCCCGCAGGGAAGGAAGTGACGGCCGCCATGGCCTCGCACCACACCACCGCCGAGCGACCACAGCTCGCACCGCAGCCGGCCCGGGCCCACGTCGCCCACGCCACCCACCAGGGGCTGCTGCTCGCCGCGGACCCACAGCGCTGCCTGGACGGCGCCACGGTGCTGGAGCGCACGGGCGGCCACCAGGCCACCGCGGTGGCCGGCTGGGCCCGCCGCCTGGGCAGCATCCGCCGGCTCGGCACCCGCCCCGCGACCGCCGAGGAACGCCCCCCGGAACCCGGGCCCGCCGCCGCTCCGCGCACCCCGACGCCGGGCGAACGCGCCGCCCGCGCCGTCTCCTTCGCCCACGGAGCGCTCGGCAAGCCCTATGCCTGGGGTGCGACCGGCCCGGCCGCGTACGACTGCTCGGGGCTGGTCCAGGCCGCCTGGAAGGCCGGCGGGATCGCCCTGCCCCGGACGACCTACACCCAGATCGCCTCCGGCGCCCGCGTCGACTGGCCCCAACTCGCCCCCGGCGACCTGGTGTTCTTCTACTCCGGCATCAGCCACGTGGGCCTCTACATCGGTGGCGGCGAGATGATCCACGCCCCGCACCCGGGCGAGCCCGTCCAGATCACCCCGATCGACCGGATGCCCTTCGCCGGCGCGACCCGCCCGGCCTAGCCGCCACCGCCCAACCACCCGGATATCGCCGCCCGTTGGGCCACCCACCCGGCTACGCGCCGACGCCCATCACCGGCCCGCCCATCACCGTACGACCCCTCCCCCGGTCGCTCCCGTGGCCGCTGCGCACCGGACGCCCGCC includes the following:
- the pcrA gene encoding DNA helicase PcrA, with the translated sequence MSSLFDDSFLADLGPPDEEPPPPPEDEHGPVPDEMPADLFGGKFDAPAPRQPYYRDGAPRPAIDPAALLEGLNDQQKAAVVHSGSPLLIVAGAGSGKTRVLTHRIAHLLAERHVHPGQILAITFTNKAAGEMKERVEDLVGPRANAMWVSTFHSACVRILRRESKRLGFTSSFSIYDAADSKRLMALVCRDLDLDPKRFPPKSFSAKISNLKNELIDEESFAGTAADGFEKTLAEAYAMYQARLREANALDFDDIIMTTVHLLQAFPDVAEHYRRRFRHVLVDEYQDTNHAQYTLVRELVGPGTVDVPAAELCVVGDADQSIYAFRGATIRNILQFEEDYPNATTILLEQNYRSSQTILSAANAVIERNENRRPKNLWTDAGAGPKITGYVADTEHDEAQFVADEIDRLTDAGDAKAGDVAIFYRTNAQSRVFEEIFIRVGLPYKVVGGVRFYERKEVRDILAYLRVLANPEDAVPLRRILNVPKRGIGDRAEAMIEALAQREKITFPQALRRVDEAYGMAARSANAVKRFNALMEELRTIVESGAGPATILEAVLERTGYLAELQSSTDPQDETRVENLQELASVALEFEQDHGEAQEADETQEAEEAEAAAPGTLAEFLERVALVADSDQIPDAPAESAEDTAGAEDPGVITLMTLHTAKGLEFPVVFLTGLEDGVFPHLRALGQTKELEEERRLAYVGITRARERLYVTRATMRSAWGQPSYNPPSRFLEEVPDTFLDWRRTGSATPSASMGGLSSGSSSGGGLGGGGIGASLSSTRAKGPSGFATRRTKDRPVVSLAVGDRVTHDSFGLGTVVGVKGSGDNAEATIDFGGEKPKRLLLRYAPVEKL
- a CDS encoding C40 family peptidase; amino-acid sequence: MASHRKPRTPILATPGGRRTATGLTTAALASVTLLSQTANAAPKAPQPTVEEVKQQVDDLYQQAEVATQKYNAAKEKADSGQHTVNRLIDEAARRAEKMNESRRRLGSFASAQYQSGGINPTAQLMLAKDPQQFVDRNHLMQQLTGRQKQVVTDYQEQAAAATRQRAEATQSLTDLQHAQTSLKETKRNVQTKLAEAQQLLSRLTAQEKARLAELERQKEAAAERKAEEQARKEAEKRRQHPGGSDQDTGGGSSDGGGSSDGGSYSTKAQKALAFARSQMGKPYVWGATGPNSYDCSGLTQAAWKAAGVDLPRTTWDQVKTGTRVSTDHLQPGDLVFFYNDISHVGMYIGDGKMIHAPHPGANVRVESIYYMPIYGSVRPG